Within the Scleropages formosus chromosome 8, fSclFor1.1, whole genome shotgun sequence genome, the region AGAAAGTAGATAAGAGGGGAACGTTTACTGGGAAATACTGAATGTAATATTAGCTGCTGGACATGCCCATGCAATGTCATTAAGCTTCTTTAAGCTACCTTATTCAGATGGAAACAGAATacctttgctttccttttttgcttttattagcCACTGGTAGGAggcaacaaaaatataaaacattgaAGTTTTGTTTCCAGCTGAAATAAAGGTTCCATAAAAACACTTCACTTCAGTCACTTCAGATGAACTCAAATGCACAAGAATGATCATTAATAACTTTCAGTAACTTCATAAAGTGCTAAACCAATCATCTGCAAGTAGTTGAACCTGTGGGTTAAAAAGCTGTAAGTTTGAATGTATAGCTTTCTTCTTCTGTTCATACCAAGTATTAAATATCCAGACATTTTCACTTACTGGTAAGAACCGAGACACTTGAAACACTCATGTGTAGAGTATGTGTGAGCCACATGAACATTTGTGGACCCTATATCTCTGTGACTTGCAACCTACCCTCCACACCATCCAGAGCCCCCATATCCTGTTCTAATGTTTCATACAACAGAACTACTTCTTGGCTTTGCCCTGGGCTGCCACGGCCTCCATGGCCTTGCGTACGGTCTCCTCATCCCCCAAAAACTGCATGGGCTTCACTGGCTTCAGGTTCTTGTCCAGCTCATATAGGATGGGGATCCCTGTGGGTAGGTTCAGCTCCATGATGGCCTCTTCTGACATGCCTGTTAACAACAGCACAGCTTGAACAACGCAACATGTGCAGTGAGCCTGGTAAGCCAAATAAATATGTTGAtaatatgtaaacatttctgttttgcagatttgttttttgtttggaaaCATACTATAtcagaaggaaataaatgcaaaaaaaaaattaaaaattaagcaaactGTAATAAACCAGCAACATCCACAAGACCAAATATAAGACATGAAGAATAATATCACAAATTAAAAGAGCTAGAACAGAaggaaagacagagacaaagtATAAGATATGGCTGTATGGAGCTGCACTTCCATTACACATTATTTTACACACCCTCCAGATGTTTGACAATTCCCCTTAGGCTGTTGCCATGGGCAGCAATCAATACCCTTTTCCCTTCCTTGATTTGTGGAACAATTTCCTCGTTCCAGAAAGGCAGGGCACGGGCAATTGTGTCCTTGAGGCTCTCACAGGTGGGGAGCTGGTCCTCTGTCAGGTCGCCGTAACGACGGTCCTGCAGGGATCAGAGCTAGTTAGCATAGTGctgactgaaataaaatgttttagaaTTGCTTGCTATCATGCCTTGTACCTTGAAACCTAAGATgacaaaatactaaaaaaagagACTATTTTAAAGACTGGATACATATGTGATTTATTTCTAATTACCATGTTGAACAATAatggatactacagccagaggttatATATAGAAGCTAGAATCAAATAAAACTTTCTTCGCAGGAGGTCACACTCTGCACTGTCACCACTGTGTGGCAGCATCATTCTGCCTTGACTGCTATACAGTTTGAACTTTACTCATTCATAACTAAGGCAGAAGTTGCCAAAATATTTATGTGGAACACTCATGCATGTAAAATGGTGTAGCACTGTCACAATTACTTAACATTAAACGAGTGCACCGCACAAGTAATATTCAAATGGGAATTTATTACTGATGTTGAAGAATCTCTTCAAAAATCAGTAAGAAAATTTTTCTTAACCTTTAGCCTTCTTATCTCTGGAATTTCTCAATCAGTATCCTAACTACTCAGCCCTTTTCAGTAACATCTTCACCTGGACTCTGAAATGTGTACTATGTAACACAGCGCTGCAATATATTAACTTCCACTCATGTCTGAGCTGTTATTACAACATCCAGAAAGAAAGGAACTTACTTGAATCTGAGCAGGCTGCTCTGTAAAAGAATGCACTGAGCATTGGCAGATATGTTTCAGCAACTCTGACCATCTATGCACAGGCCCTAACTCACCTCCTTAGTTTAGGGCTCATCTACATCTCCAGTGATATCTGTAAGCACGTTATAATTTGCAGTgtcacatttacagtacattcattcatttagctaatgcttttctccaaagtgacttacaatgttaatctacctacaattatttaccaatttgtatagctgagtaatttgttactgtagcaatttaggataagtaccttgctcaagggtactacagccagaggtgagattcagacctgcaacctttgagtctgaaggcagttgctctaaccactatgctaccagctatcacCCAGACTGTGGTAGAACTAGTTAACAAAATAGCTGTACTGCTGTACAACTAATATATTATTCCATTTCACATACCTTATAAACATACACCTACTAGTGATTATAATCAGTAACTTTATTACATAGACGGCAATACCTGACTGATTACAGAGTAGTAGTTATGTTCTGCATCCATGGGTGGTGGGGGAATGTCATAGGAGCGCCTCCAGATCTTGACCTGTGCCTCTCCATGCTTGGCAGCTGTCTCTGCCTTGTTGAGGCCTGTCAGGCCACCATAGTGACGCTCGTTCAGCCTCCAAGTCCTGTGCACTGGCAGCCACATTTGATCAATGCTGTCCAGCACGATCCACAGTGTACGGATGGCCCTTTTCAGCACAGAGGTGTAGCACATGTCAAATTCATAACCTGCTTCTGTAAAGGGTATTGGAGAAAGGCAGACTGGGTAAAAGTGATGTCTAAAAAGCAAATATGGTTTAAGATCTCAATCACTGGTgtcaaaatggagaaaattctCTGTGAAATTGTTTTTTCCTGGATAATTTAACccctctgcaatggactggcttcccaatAAGCATGGAGCCCTCCCCCCTTAGTTCTGTATCCAttgattctggaataggctctggacccccacgACCCTgatcgggacaagtggttaatgtaAACGGAGGGATGGACAGATAATTTGACGTCTTCCGAGTGtgtaacactgcaagtcatttACATCATTCTTACATTGAGGGAACTGGGTGAATCACCAGTTACTGAACCTTTTCTCAGCCTTTTAGTCTCAGCACATGAGACACAGCAAGAAAAAGCCCTGACACTTTACTCCGTAAAATCATCCTAGAGCTCGTCTTTGCGGCAAACACACGTTCAGAGCGGCACGTTCACATCTTCCCACGTCAGTCGGTGGGCGGCaactatatttattaattagAATATGCGCCCTTTGAATGGTCCAAACTGTCGAAGGGCGGAGACTATTGGCTCCGCTTTACCGTTACCACAAAACGAAAGGAGGTGGAAAGTTGGCTGAATAAATGTGGTTAGTAGATATAAAAAACACTTATTCAATCAAATGTGTATTCATACAGAAGGACGACAAATGTAAATTCTTCACTGCACTAAATCCATTCATCCAATATATTTATGGTATTATCCGAGAAACTAGACTTAAAAACGAAACactaaatgcaattttaaagaaaatgtttttttttttcttttttatttcagccaGACTGAATTAAAATTTGTTACAATTCTGTTTCTTTGGATTCAGGCTCACTTGATGTTAGGTCGCATGTAACACTCTAATTTAGGTGAATGAGAATTTCTTAAGTTAATGTTATATAAATGTTCAACTTTAGCTGAATACAATAAATCGAATTGATGTATTCCAGTTTACAGTAGCATCACCTTTAAGAGCCTGTCCGCCTCGCTTGGCCTCTTGTACGCCGGTCTCACTTAGATCTGCGTCAAACCAGCCGCAGAATCGGTTCTCCTGGTTCCAGCAGCTCTCTCCATGACGGATCATCACCAGCTTATACGCAGCCATTCCGACAAAACCACTTCAACTTCTTGGTTTGAATTCAGATGTTAGAGATGCAGGTGCCTTCTCCTCAAATCTTAAACCTGCAGTGATATACGACGACAAGCCCGGCTTCAAGGGCACAGTTGGACGAGCCAGGAACAGTAGCTGCCAAGAGGAACACCTACGCCGATATCACCCACTGAAAATGCAGAACTCGTTGCACTGCGAAACATCCCCTTGCTCACGTCACATACGCAGCAATGTGACCCTTCATTACCGTAATTACGGGTGTTCGGGGAGAGCAAATAATTCACCGTGTCTGAGATGTGTGTATACTCGTATTTTGGTATTTTGAAGTGTGTAGTTTATTGCTgcgtttttttgtgttttagaaGCAACACTGGCTGCTGTGTACGATTTTAAATTGAACTCGTTCGATTTAACTTTCaattttgtctttattgttttaatgttaCTGAAGGGTGTAATTTGCTGTGGGAGCCGAGACTATTGTAGAAATTATAAGATTTAAtcttaatattacattttatgtgtgATGAGCTGGGGTGGAGATGCAGCGGGCCtggccgtgtcctgctctctggcgggtctgcggttcgagtcccgcttggggtgtttCCCatccccccctgcccccctgcaGGACATTATAGAATGTATGAATGGTTTGGTTTGTTTTAGAAGTGTTGTTGGATTCTATAGATATTAATTTGGAATATGAGATTATTGTTTGTGAAAGTTTTATGATGGATGTATGAGCATCTTTATTTTTGAGGTGGATTAAATATGAGAAGTTGAGAAGTGAAAAGTAAAGGATCTTGTTTGTTGCTTGTGgaaagatccatccatccatccatcttcctgtcggggggggcagcagtccgagcagagtcctccagacttccctctccccgcacacctcctccagtttctctgggggaaccccaaggcgttcccaggccagccgggagacatagtctctccaacgtgtcctgggtctgccccgaggcctcctcccagtgggacatgcccagaacacctcaccagggaggtgtccaggaggcatccggaacagatgcccgagccacctcaactggctcctctcgatgcggaggagcagcggctctactccgagctcctctcgggtgactgagctcttcaccctgtccctaagggtgcgcccagccactctgcggaggaaactcatttctgctgcttgtatccgcgatctcattctttcggtcatgatccagagttcatgaccataggtgagggtaggaacgtagatcgaccggtaaattgagagcttcgccttacggctcagctccctcttcaccacaatacagctcagctccctcttcaccacaacagactggtgcaatgaccgcattactgcggacgccgcactgatccgtccgtcaacctgccgctcactttttccctcactcgtgaacaagaccccgagatacttaaactcctccacttgagggagcggctcccccccTAACCCgcagggggcaatccacctttttccgactgagaaccatggcctcggatttgtaGGTGCTGATTcgcatccccgccgcttcgcactcggctgcaaacctccccagtgcacgctgcaagtcttgatttgatgaagccaacaggaccacatcgtccgcaaagagcagagacgagatcctgcggccaccaaaacagacactctccgttccctggctgcgcctagaaattctgtccatgaagataatgaacagaatcggtgacaaagggcagccctggcggagtccaacatgcaccgggaacaggtctaacttactgccggcaatgcgaaccaagctcctgctccggtcatacagggaacgaacagctcgtagcagcgagccccgaaccccataatcccgaagtacctcccacaggatgccacgagggacacggtcgaatgccttctccaggtccacaaaacacatgtggactggttgagcaaactcccacaaaccctccaacaccctagtgagggtatagagctggtccagtgttccacggccagggcgaaaaccgtattgctcctcctgaatccgaggttcgactatcggtcggattctcctttccagtaccctggcatagactttcccagggaggctaaagAGTGTGATCcctctatagttggaacacaatctccggtcccccttcttaaaaagagggaccaccaccccagtctgccagtccagaggcaccgttcccgaactccacgcaatgctgcagaggcgtgtcagctaagacagccccacaacatccagagacttgagaaacttggggcggatctcatccacccccagagccttgccaccgaggagttttttgactacctcagcaacttcagccagggtaatggacgagtccccctccaagtccccagcctcagcttcctctacggaaggtgtgtcggagggattaaggagatcctcaaagtactccttccactgcccgagaacatcctcagctgaggtcagcagtgcaccacttccactgtaaacagtgttggcggaacactgcttcccccttttgagtcaccggacggtttgccagaatctctttgaggccgaccgaaagtctttccccatggcctcaccgaactcctcccaagcccgagtttttgccgcggcgactgccagagccgcgttccgtttgtcccgtcagtacccgtcagctgcttcaggggtcccatgagccagccaggcccgatagaactccttcttcagcttgacggcatcccttacctccggtgtccaccaccgtgttcggggattgccgccgcgacaggcactggagaccttatggccgcagctccgagccgccgccctgacaatggaggcgtggaacatagtccattcagactcaatgtcccccacctccctcgggacctggttgaagctctgtcagaggtgggagttgaagacctctctgacaggggcctccgccaaacgttcccaacagaccctcactatacgtttgggcctgccaggtctgtccagctttttcccccgccattgaatccaactcaccaccaggtggtgatcagttgacagctcagcccctctcttcacccgagtgtccaagacatatggccgaagatcagaagaaacgactacaaagtcgatcatcgacctccgacctagggtgtcctggtgccaagtgcactgatggacacccttatgcatgaacatggtgtttgttatggataaaccgtgattagcacagaaactgaaattgactccaggagctatgttgcctggggctatatgcccctggtagggtctcccatggcaaacaggtcctggatgacagatgagacaaagtgcggttcaaaagccccttatgaagaaactaaaaccaaggcttttgtttaccctgcccggtatggggtcaccggggccccaccctggagccaggcctgggggggggggggctcgcatgcgagcgcctggtggccaggtctatgcccacggggcctggccgggctcagcccgaagccatgacgtggagccgctcttcggtgggctcaccacctgccggagagaccgtaaggggccggtgcattgtgatttgggcggtggtctgGGCTGAGTGCCTGGCTGACCCAAACCTCgagcgccaactctggtttttgagACTTGGAATGTGGAAAGATCTTtggtaaatttgttttttaacattGTGGTTGTTCTTATTGCTGTATTCGGATTAATACACGATTTAAAATTTGTGTTGCATCAAACTGCATTTGGTTATGAAattcttaaattattatttgttaaaaaGAGATATATGCCATAAGGTCTCTATGATACCTTACATTTAAGTTAGatacatatttccatttatcGCGTTTTATTCACCAGTCTCCCCTCTGTCTGTTAATTTTTGGATTGTAATCTTTAATGAGCCACGGTTGTGATTTTAGAATGACATGCAACTAGCTAGATACTGGGCTTCGAATACAGTAAGCTACCAAATTACACCACTAGTTTTCTACAACTTCTTTatgtataaatcagtgcacaGTAGATTTGGTGTCAAGAATTGtgtctcagtgttttttttccatcagaatTCTACATCAGCACTTCGGATGAGGTGTTCATAAAGGACAGGCTGGATCCTGCCATGTGACTCGCTGCAGCGTGACGTCATTGTGACGCATCATACACTTAGTAAACGGAAAGGCCAGAGGGAACGAACAAAACTGCCTGCGTGAGAAGTATGGCATtttatcaattaaaaaaaacaattattctCAGTAGTGCTAAGGCAGATGTCTGATATAACATGCCCAATTTGAATGAAACTGTGAATGAGAAAAAAGCGAAagtttaataattacattactgAAATAACCATTATCACCATTGtttatacatttcatttatacCAGCAGGATAGATGACTATTGGCACGCTCGATCGATTAATGAAAcgtgtattttttcattataatataaagttttatttcacataAATACACGGCTGAGTAAACTTAATAGTTTTTTTACTTAAACCTTATCCGTCATATTACtagtacaaaagaaaaatctccTGTATGGTTATTTCACATAATCCATGAAAGCAAATTCGTGGCTGCTGTATTACCACCATCAGTATTTTGTTCTGTATGTAAACAGGCGTACTTACTGATGTAAAAGAAATGCTAAATCTAAGAATGTCTTAATTcaaaattattagaaaaatcCACATACAGAATTCATATAGGTATACAGTACAATCTCGGTTGTACTTTAAAGGCTGGGGTTTAATGCAGTAGCCAATGGCAGCAGACGTGCTTTCCAACCATTGGCTGCACTTTGGCGTCATTGGCGAATGGTTCTCCTGAGTGGGAGGGCTGTTTCCCGGAAGCTGACAGTCAGCTGCTCTGTTTATTGAGACTCATTTCAGATTAGATCGTTGCAGATAGTTGGATTTCGGTCTCTCGCCTCATACAGTCTTGCTTTACCTTGTTGTCTCTGTTGACCATGGACGAAACAAGTCCGCTTGTCTCCCCGCTTAGGGATTCCACGGATTTCAGTTACTGTCCCACGGAGCCTACCAGTCCCCGAGGCGTATTTGGGGGGACGCCGGGTTCGGTGGTGCGGGTGTCGGCTGGGAGCCCCGGACGCAGCCGGGAGCGGCAGCC harbors:
- the LOC108942599 gene encoding phosphoglycerate mutase 1, with the translated sequence MAAYKLVMIRHGESCWNQENRFCGWFDADLSETGVQEAKRGGQALKEAGYEFDMCYTSVLKRAIRTLWIVLDSIDQMWLPVHRTWRLNERHYGGLTGLNKAETAAKHGEAQVKIWRRSYDIPPPPMDAEHNYYSVISQDRRYGDLTEDQLPTCESLKDTIARALPFWNEEIVPQIKEGKRVLIAAHGNSLRGIVKHLEGMSEEAIMELNLPTGIPILYELDKNLKPVKPMQFLGDEETVRKAMEAVAAQGKAKK